AGTAGAATTACCTTCGTATTTACTATCACCAGAATAAACTACATTTACAGTATTATTTCCCTCAACAAATCCAGAAATTTCAATGTTAGTCCTATTTCCAAATACATTATTTTCAAATACATTTTCACCAATGTAAACTGTAATATTACCTGTCGCATCATTTGGCAATGTTATTGTTATGGTTTCTGTGTCTCCAACTTTAACATCAGTAGGTTGTGTAACCTCAAAGGAATATTTATCTATTTTTGAAACTGTAATAGTAGTTGAATTAGAACCATAAATATGGTTTTCTACATCTTCAAATATTGCAGTGATTTCATGTGTCCCAATAGGTAAAACGTCCGGTATGACATATATGATTGAATCAGTATTGTTAATTAGTATTTCATAAGTTTTATTATTAACCGAAACAGTTACTGTTCCATTAACTACATGAAGTAATTTTACAACAACATTTTGATTTTCACCATATTTAATACTTGGAGCATTTAAAGTAATATCAATATTAGTAAAGTTTAAATCAATAGTTTCATCATCTAATACGACAGTAACTTTATTATTTGGAGAATTACTAGTGTAAACTGTTTTAAAAGTACCATTTTCTAAAACAGCCTCAGATACAATATTTCCAGTGTCTGATGATAAAATAACAGTCATTGGACTGAAACTATCACCGACAGTATCATTAGTACCATTCCAACACAATTTACCTATGATTTCATATTGGTTATTACCTAAGTACTTTTCAGAAACGGAAAAAATCGCATATTTTAAAACAGGGACCTCCCATTTTACATTTGCTATTTTTATACCGTCTGTATGATTATATACTCCAGGAATAGTTAAATAACTAGGAATAGTATTTTGACCAAACCAAATGCCATCCATAGATAGATTTTTATTATCAACTACTCCTTTTGAAATCCAAGTATATTTAATATTTTTAAAAATACAATTTTCAAAACTTACAAATCTAATATTATTAGATGAAGCACTTTTTCCATTGTAGAAATTATCAACAAATAATGCATTATTTGGTGTACCGTATCCATTAAATATACTATTAACAAATTTTAAATTGAATTCTCTAGAACCGCTTAAGTGAGCATATGCTCCACCAATAAATGAACAATTATTAAATACAACCAAATTAACATTTGTTGCAGCTTTATCTACATAAACAGGATAAAATTTTCCTGATACTTGCAAACCTGAAACACCAGACTGATCAAAAATAACATTGTTTACAGTTAAATTTGCCATATTAGGATAAGATAATGATATAGCTTGAATTACATTAGTTGTCAATTCATTTTTAATAATTACATTCCCAGATATTCCATTAATAAATAAATTGCTTGATTTGAAATTTAATTGAGAACCTACATAATAAGTTCCATTAAATATATTGAGAGTTACATTGTCTCCTTCAACTACATTATCACATGCTAATTTTA
The Methanobrevibacter thaueri DNA segment above includes these coding regions:
- a CDS encoding Ig-like domain-containing protein — its product is MKGKYFIILTLLLLCISINAIAATDTNNTVSEDILNQQADNNQELIDGHLDVELSDFSEDIVSESYNDNTINSENSSYTVIYVGQNITDDGGNGSYENPFSSLKLACDNVVEGDNVTLNIFNGTYYVGSQLNFKSSNLFINGISGNVIIKNELTTNVIQAISLSYPNMANLTVNNVIFDQSGVSGLQVSGKFYPVYVDKAATNVNLVVFNNCSFIGGAYAHLSGSREFNLKFVNSIFNGYGTPNNALFVDNFYNGKSASSNNIRFVSFENCIFKNIKYTWISKGVVDNKNLSMDGIWFGQNTIPSYLTIPGVYNHTDGIKIANVKWEVPVLKYAIFSVSEKYLGNNQYEIIGKLCWNGTNDTVGDSFSPMTVILSSDTGNIVSEAVLENGTFKTVYTSNSPNNKVTVVLDDETIDLNFTNIDITLNAPSIKYGENQNVVVKLLHVVNGTVTVSVNNKTYEILINNTDSIIYVIPDVLPIGTHEITAIFEDVENHIYGSNSTTITVSKIDKYSFEVTQPTDVKVGDTETITITLPNDATGNITVYIGENVFENNVFGNRTNIEISGFVEGNNTVNVVYSGDSKYEGNSTVFIINVEKADIDVNNVTLDVDVSKGTTASSFNIVLPSDATGNLTVSINGKNYTQELVNGSAIVN